A genomic segment from Ruegeria sp. TM1040 encodes:
- a CDS encoding ribonuclease J — protein MSSERLIYLPLGGAGEIGMNAYVYGYGAPGKERLILVDLGVAFPDMDTTPGVDLIMPDISWLAERADQLEGIFITHAHEDHIGAVAHLYSRLNVPVYARAFTANIARRKMEEQGHDPDSVVTISPWPEVTKLGPFTIGAVPISHSIPESGGLVIDSPAGRVIHTGDFKLDANPIVGEAFDPDLWAEISKDGVQALVCDSTNVFSPHAGRSESELGDNITKLIAEASGMVAATTFASNVARVKTLAQAGERAGRSIVLLGRAMRRMIEASIETGVLSDFPKVIQPEEAADIPRENLMLITTGSQGERRAATAQLARGKYRGMELKEGDLFLFSSKTIPGNEKGVIWIINQFSEKGVDVVDDSSGLYHVSGHANRPDLEQMHDIVKPKILIPMHGEHRHLRQHARLGEEKGIASAIAVNGMMMDLTGDAPKVADYIDTGRTYLDGSVKIGAMDGIVRDRIRMALNGHVVITAILDEEDEPLGEPWVDLKGLAETGQSNAALAEIMEEDLNQFLMRAGKKTLKDDDKLEQELKRIARQTSQSEIGKKPEVTVIVSRMR, from the coding sequence ATGAGCAGTGAAAGACTAATCTATTTGCCCCTCGGCGGGGCAGGCGAAATCGGCATGAACGCCTACGTCTACGGCTATGGTGCGCCGGGCAAGGAACGGCTGATCCTGGTGGATCTGGGCGTGGCCTTTCCCGACATGGACACCACCCCCGGCGTGGACCTGATCATGCCCGACATCAGCTGGCTGGCGGAACGCGCCGATCAGCTGGAGGGGATTTTCATCACCCACGCCCACGAGGACCACATCGGTGCAGTGGCGCATCTCTATAGCCGCCTCAATGTGCCGGTCTATGCGCGCGCCTTCACCGCCAATATCGCCCGTCGCAAGATGGAAGAGCAGGGTCATGACCCCGACTCCGTGGTGACGATCTCGCCCTGGCCCGAAGTCACAAAGCTCGGCCCCTTCACCATCGGCGCGGTGCCGATCTCGCACTCGATCCCGGAGTCGGGGGGTCTGGTGATCGACAGCCCCGCAGGCCGGGTGATCCATACCGGCGATTTCAAACTGGACGCCAACCCCATCGTGGGTGAGGCCTTTGATCCCGACCTCTGGGCCGAGATTTCCAAAGATGGCGTGCAGGCACTGGTGTGCGATTCCACCAATGTGTTCTCGCCGCATGCGGGCCGCTCCGAAAGTGAGCTCGGCGACAATATTACCAAGCTGATCGCAGAGGCCTCTGGCATGGTGGCGGCAACGACCTTTGCCTCCAACGTGGCGCGCGTCAAAACGCTGGCGCAGGCTGGCGAACGGGCTGGGCGCTCGATTGTGCTTTTGGGGCGGGCCATGCGTCGCATGATCGAAGCCTCGATCGAGACAGGTGTTCTGAGCGATTTTCCAAAGGTGATCCAGCCCGAGGAAGCGGCAGATATTCCGCGTGAAAACCTCATGCTGATCACCACCGGATCGCAGGGCGAACGTCGCGCCGCGACTGCGCAGCTGGCCCGTGGCAAGTATCGCGGCATGGAGCTCAAGGAGGGCGATCTGTTCCTGTTCTCCTCCAAGACCATTCCCGGCAATGAAAAAGGTGTGATCTGGATCATCAACCAGTTTTCCGAGAAGGGCGTCGATGTGGTGGATGACAGCTCTGGTCTCTATCATGTTTCTGGTCACGCCAACCGTCCTGACCTTGAGCAGATGCATGACATCGTGAAGCCCAAGATCCTGATCCCGATGCACGGCGAGCACCGCCACCTGCGCCAGCACGCGCGCCTCGGCGAAGAAAAGGGGATCGCCTCCGCCATTGCGGTCAATGGGATGATGATGGATCTCACCGGCGACGCACCCAAGGTGGCCGACTACATCGACACTGGCCGCACCTATCTGGATGGTTCGGTCAAGATCGGTGCCATGGACGGCATCGTGCGCGACCGTATTCGTATGGCGCTCAATGGTCATGTGGTGATCACGGCCATTCTTGATGAAGAGGATGAACCGCTGGGCGAACCCTGGGTGGACCTCAAGGGCCTCGCCGAGACCGGTCAGTCCAATGCCGCGCTCGCCGAGATCATGGAAGAGGATCTGAACCAATTCCTGATGCGCGCGGGCAAGAAGACCCTCAAGGATGACGACAAGCTGGAGCAGGAACTGAAGCGCATTGCGCGTCAGACGTCGCAATCCGAGATCGGCAAGAAACCTGAGGTGACCGTGATCGTCAGCCGGATGCGCTGA
- the tpiA gene encoding triose-phosphate isomerase — MARKLAAGNWKMNGTGEHLAELENLAQGDLPEGVDVLICPPATLISRAADRAGDIAIGGQDCHAKTSGAHTGDLSADMLRDAGATYVIIGHSERRADHGEGDADVRAKTEAAQAAGLVAVVCIGETLEEREAGTTLEVVGAQLAGSLPDGVTAENTVVAYEPVWAIGTGKVPTLDQIAEVHDALRADLVARFGAAGKDLPLLYGGSVKPGNAAEIFGVSNVDGALVGGASLKAADFGPIIAALAAS, encoded by the coding sequence ATGGCGCGCAAACTCGCGGCAGGCAACTGGAAAATGAACGGCACCGGCGAGCACCTCGCCGAACTTGAAAACCTTGCACAGGGTGATCTGCCGGAGGGCGTCGATGTGCTGATCTGCCCGCCCGCAACGCTCATCTCGCGCGCGGCCGACCGTGCCGGTGACATCGCAATTGGCGGGCAGGATTGCCACGCAAAGACGTCTGGCGCACATACTGGCGATCTGAGCGCTGACATGCTTCGGGATGCGGGGGCAACCTATGTGATCATTGGCCACTCGGAACGCCGCGCCGATCACGGCGAAGGAGACGCGGATGTGCGCGCCAAGACCGAGGCCGCTCAGGCTGCGGGCCTTGTGGCCGTGGTTTGCATCGGTGAAACGCTCGAGGAGCGCGAGGCTGGCACCACCCTAGAGGTGGTTGGCGCGCAGCTCGCGGGCTCCCTGCCCGATGGTGTCACGGCGGAGAACACAGTTGTCGCCTATGAACCCGTCTGGGCCATCGGCACAGGCAAGGTTCCCACGCTCGATCAGATCGCTGAGGTGCATGACGCTCTGCGTGCAGATCTGGTGGCGCGCTTTGGTGCAGCGGGCAAGGACCTGCCACTGCTCTATGGTGGTTCCGTGAAACCAGGCAATGCAGCCGAGATCTTTGGGGTTTCCAACGTCGATGGCGCGCTTGTGGGTGGCGCCAGCCTAAAGGCTGCGGACTTCGGCCCCATCATTGCGGCCCTCGCCGCAAGCTGA
- a CDS encoding HesB/IscA family protein — protein MFAIPGKQAVTMTPRAAAQISKLMENAGHAGLRIGVKKGGCAGMEYTMEYVDVADPNDEVVEQDGARVLIAPMAQMFLFGTEIDYETTLLESSFKFNNPNVAEACGCGESISFKVGE, from the coding sequence ATGTTCGCCATTCCCGGCAAGCAAGCTGTTACCATGACCCCCCGAGCCGCCGCGCAGATCTCCAAACTCATGGAGAACGCAGGCCATGCCGGTCTGCGGATCGGCGTCAAGAAAGGCGGCTGTGCGGGCATGGAGTACACGATGGAATATGTCGACGTCGCCGATCCGAACGATGAGGTGGTGGAGCAGGACGGCGCGCGGGTGCTGATCGCCCCGATGGCCCAGATGTTCCTCTTTGGCACCGAAATCGACTATGAGACGACGCTTCTTGAGTCGAGTTTTAAGTTCAACAACCCCAATGTGGCCGAAGCCTGTGGCTGCGGCGAGTCGATCAGTTTCAAGGTCGGCGAATAA
- a CDS encoding SUF system Fe-S cluster assembly protein yields the protein MTDASEPLEGTPLIAPSSVSHALYEPVVDACRTVFDPEIPVNIYDLGLIYTVEISDENDVKIIMTLTAPGCPVAGDMPGWIVDAVSPVPGVKSVDVELTWEPPWGMDMMSDEARLELGFM from the coding sequence ATGACTGACGCTTCCGAACCGCTTGAAGGCACTCCGCTGATTGCGCCCTCCTCCGTGTCCCACGCGCTCTATGAGCCAGTGGTTGATGCCTGCCGTACTGTTTTTGACCCAGAGATCCCGGTCAACATCTATGATCTTGGGCTGATCTACACTGTTGAAATTTCTGATGAAAACGACGTCAAAATCATCATGACCCTGACCGCCCCTGGCTGTCCGGTGGCAGGCGATATGCCCGGCTGGATCGTCGATGCGGTCTCGCCCGTGCCCGGTGTCAAAAGCGTCGATGTGGAACTCACCTGGGAACCGCCCTGGGGCATGGACATGATGTCGGATGAAGCCCGACTGGAACTCGGGTTCATGTAA
- a CDS encoding SPFH domain-containing protein, whose protein sequence is MTEQDIINALSGGLLYIVAALFVILVILKGVRIVPQSEKYVVERFGRLKSVLGPGINFIVPFLDVVRHKVSILERQLPNASQDAITRDNVLVEIDTSVFYRILEPEKTVYRIRDVDGAISTTVAGIVRAEIGKMDLDEVQSNRSQLIGEIKRSVESAVDDWGIEVTRAEILDVNLDQATRDAMLQQLNAERARRAQVTEAEGKKRAVELAADAELYAAEQTAKARRIEAEAEAFATQVVAQAIADNGLSAAQYQVALKQVEALNALGNGDGKQTIIVPAQAIEAFGDAFKMLKAK, encoded by the coding sequence ATGACAGAACAAGACATCATCAACGCCCTTTCCGGTGGGCTTCTCTATATCGTGGCGGCGCTCTTTGTGATCCTGGTGATCCTCAAAGGCGTACGCATCGTGCCGCAATCGGAAAAATATGTGGTTGAGCGCTTTGGTCGCCTCAAATCCGTACTCGGCCCCGGCATCAACTTTATCGTTCCATTTCTGGATGTTGTGCGCCACAAGGTCTCCATTCTGGAGCGCCAGTTGCCCAACGCCAGCCAGGATGCGATCACCCGCGACAACGTGCTTGTGGAGATCGACACCTCGGTCTTTTACCGCATTCTTGAGCCTGAAAAGACGGTATATCGCATTCGCGACGTGGATGGCGCCATCTCCACCACTGTTGCAGGCATCGTACGCGCCGAGATCGGCAAGATGGATCTCGATGAGGTGCAATCCAACCGCTCGCAGCTGATCGGTGAAATCAAGCGCAGCGTTGAAAGTGCCGTGGACGACTGGGGCATCGAAGTGACCCGCGCCGAAATCCTCGACGTGAACCTTGATCAGGCTACCCGCGATGCGATGCTGCAGCAACTCAATGCCGAACGCGCCCGCCGCGCCCAGGTCACCGAGGCCGAGGGCAAGAAACGCGCAGTCGAGTTGGCGGCAGATGCTGAGCTTTATGCTGCAGAGCAAACCGCCAAGGCACGCCGCATCGAAGCCGAGGCCGAGGCCTTCGCAACCCAGGTGGTCGCGCAGGCGATTGCCGACAACGGTCTTTCGGCGGCCCAGTATCAGGTCGCTCTCAAGCAGGTTGAGGCGCTCAATGCGCTGGGCAATGGCGATGGCAAACAGACCATCATCGTGCCTGCTCAGGCCATCGAGGCATTCGGTGACGCCTTCAAGATGCTAAAGGCAAAGTGA
- the rimK gene encoding 30S ribosomal protein S6--L-glutamate ligase, which translates to MSTDDPNQNLRLGWEEWVRLPELGLPALRAKVDTGARTSALHATDIETFGPAKAPKVRFTVHPIPGRDDLLIPCSAAIKDRREVTSSNGDREMRYVIETNLEIGGQVWPVEVTLTDRRGMALHMLLGRQALTENISVVPSERYCQPELDYSVYATPAIRKKAPNRALRIAVLSREDNYSTRRLVEEGERRGHSVEVIDTTRCYMSINALAPEIHYDGKRLPRYDAVIPRIGASVTQYGTALLRQFETLGTYCVNGSDGITASRDKLHAHQMLARHKIGMPATAFAASPKDTNALIDIVGGAPLIVKLLESTQGKGVVLAETKKAAESVITAFRGLKANFLVQQFVKEAAGVDIRCFVVGSKVVAAMKRSGAEGDFRSNLHLGGSAVSVRITKEERATAIRAARCFGLGVAGVDLLRSETGPKVLEVNSSPGLEGIEKTSKKDIAALIHDEIEANVRPTPLRTRKALGDAAE; encoded by the coding sequence ATGTCCACAGATGACCCGAACCAGAACCTACGTCTAGGCTGGGAGGAATGGGTCAGATTGCCCGAACTCGGCCTGCCCGCCCTGCGTGCAAAGGTCGATACCGGCGCTCGGACCTCGGCCCTTCACGCCACCGACATCGAGACCTTCGGCCCTGCGAAGGCCCCCAAGGTCCGCTTCACCGTGCATCCGATCCCGGGGCGCGATGACCTGCTGATCCCGTGTTCCGCTGCCATCAAAGACCGCCGCGAAGTAACATCATCCAATGGCGATCGCGAGATGCGCTATGTCATCGAGACCAACCTGGAAATCGGCGGTCAGGTCTGGCCGGTGGAAGTCACGCTGACGGATCGGCGCGGCATGGCGCTGCATATGCTACTGGGCCGTCAGGCGCTCACGGAGAATATCTCTGTGGTGCCGTCGGAACGCTACTGCCAGCCCGAACTTGACTATTCGGTCTATGCCACGCCCGCGATCCGAAAGAAGGCCCCCAACCGCGCGCTGCGCATTGCAGTTCTGAGCCGCGAAGACAACTACTCCACCCGCCGCCTGGTCGAGGAAGGCGAGCGGCGCGGCCATTCGGTTGAGGTGATCGACACGACGCGGTGCTACATGTCGATCAACGCTCTGGCGCCAGAGATCCACTATGATGGCAAACGCCTGCCGCGCTATGACGCGGTGATCCCCCGTATCGGCGCCTCGGTCACTCAATATGGCACCGCTCTGCTGCGCCAGTTCGAGACGCTTGGGACCTATTGCGTCAACGGCAGCGACGGCATTACTGCGAGCCGAGACAAGCTGCATGCCCATCAGATGCTGGCCCGCCACAAGATCGGCATGCCCGCCACCGCTTTTGCTGCCTCTCCCAAGGATACAAATGCCCTGATCGACATTGTTGGCGGCGCGCCTTTGATCGTGAAACTGCTGGAAAGCACCCAGGGCAAAGGCGTGGTGCTGGCCGAAACCAAGAAGGCCGCTGAATCCGTGATCACGGCTTTTCGCGGTCTCAAGGCCAACTTCCTCGTGCAGCAATTTGTCAAAGAGGCCGCAGGCGTCGATATTCGTTGCTTTGTAGTTGGCTCCAAAGTGGTGGCGGCGATGAAACGCTCCGGCGCGGAGGGCGACTTCCGCTCCAACCTGCATCTGGGCGGGAGCGCGGTTTCAGTGCGTATCACCAAAGAGGAACGCGCCACGGCCATCCGCGCCGCACGCTGCTTTGGCCTTGGTGTTGCAGGCGTTGATCTCTTGCGCTCAGAGACCGGCCCCAAGGTGCTGGAGGTCAATTCTTCGCCCGGTCTTGAGGGCATCGAGAAGACGTCAAAGAAAGACATTGCCGCCCTGATTCACGACGAGATCGAAGCCAATGTCCGTCCCACCCCGCTGCGCACGCGCAAGGCGCTGGGCGACGCCGCCGAATAG
- the tgt gene encoding tRNA guanosine(34) transglycosylase Tgt, with protein MAELFNFEMTATDGKARTGVIHTPRGEIRTPAFMPVGTAATVKAMMPESVRATGADILLGNTYHLMLRPTAERIDRLGGLHKFMNWDRPILTDSGGFQVMSLAGLRKLTEKGVTFKSHIDGSRHELTPERSMEIQRLLGSDIVMCFDECPALPADRDRIAESMRLSMRWAERSREAFGDRPGHALFGIQQGGLEQDFREESAEALTKIGFDGYAVGGLAVGEGQEAMFGCLDYAPDMLPVDKPRYLMGVGKPDDIVGAVSRGIDMMDCVLPSRSGRTGQAFTRHGVVNIKNARHQDDPRPLDENCSCPACSNYSRAYLHHVFRSNEMISGMLLTWHNLHYFQDIMAGMRESIAAGTFEAWQKTFHETRAQGDIEPL; from the coding sequence ATGGCAGAGCTTTTCAACTTTGAAATGACAGCAACGGACGGCAAAGCACGCACGGGTGTAATCCATACACCACGCGGCGAGATCCGTACCCCTGCTTTCATGCCGGTAGGCACTGCTGCGACCGTCAAGGCGATGATGCCCGAAAGCGTGCGCGCAACCGGAGCGGACATTCTGTTGGGCAATACCTATCACCTGATGCTGCGCCCGACTGCCGAACGGATCGACCGTCTGGGGGGCTTGCACAAATTCATGAACTGGGACCGCCCGATCCTCACCGACTCCGGCGGGTTTCAGGTGATGTCGCTCGCGGGTCTGCGCAAGCTCACCGAAAAAGGCGTGACGTTCAAATCTCATATCGATGGGTCGCGCCACGAGCTGACGCCGGAACGCTCGATGGAGATTCAACGACTGCTGGGCTCTGACATTGTGATGTGTTTCGACGAATGCCCCGCGCTGCCTGCCGACCGGGATCGCATCGCCGAGAGCATGCGTCTGTCGATGCGCTGGGCGGAACGCTCGCGCGAGGCCTTTGGCGACCGGCCGGGACATGCGCTCTTTGGCATTCAGCAGGGTGGGCTGGAACAGGATTTCCGCGAGGAAAGCGCAGAAGCCCTCACCAAGATTGGCTTTGATGGCTACGCGGTGGGTGGTCTTGCGGTGGGCGAGGGGCAAGAGGCCATGTTTGGCTGTCTGGATTACGCGCCCGACATGCTGCCGGTTGATAAGCCGCGCTATCTGATGGGCGTCGGCAAGCCCGATGATATCGTGGGCGCGGTGTCCCGTGGTATCGACATGATGGACTGCGTGTTGCCGTCGCGCTCTGGTCGCACGGGGCAGGCGTTCACTCGGCATGGTGTGGTCAATATCAAGAATGCGCGCCATCAGGACGACCCGCGCCCGCTGGATGAGAATTGCAGCTGTCCGGCATGCAGCAATTATTCGCGCGCCTATCTGCACCACGTGTTCCGGTCGAACGAGATGATCTCCGGCATGCTTTTGACATGGCACAACCTGCATTACTTCCAAGACATCATGGCTGGCATGCGGGAGTCAATTGCAGCGGGCACATTTGAGGCGTGGCAGAAGACGTTCCACGAGACGCGCGCCCAAGGCGATATCGAGCCGCTCTGA
- the lon gene encoding endopeptidase La, whose protein sequence is MQEPLNSSYPVLPLRDIVVFPHMIVPLFVGREKSVHALEEVMSDDKQILLSSQIDPSEDDPDQDGIYRTGVLANVLQLLKLPDGTVKVLVEGHQRVKITEFLDNETFFEARAEALSEMPGDVTTTEALLRAVGDEFERYAKVRKNIPEEALTAVGETTEPAKLADLVAGHLGIEVERKQELLETLPISERLEKVYALMQSELSVLQVEKKIKTRVKTQMEKTQREYYLNEQMKAIQKELGDGEDGAGEIAELEEKIEGTKLSKEAREKADAEIKKLKNMSPMSAEATVVRNYLDWMLSIPWGTKSRVKKDLGRAQDILDKDHYGLEKVKERIVEYLAVQQRSAKLKGPILCLVGPPGVGKTSLGKSVAKATGREFIRISLGGVRDESEIRGHRRTYIGSMPGKIIQALKKAKTTNPLILLDEIDKMGQDFRGDPASAMLEVLDPEQNSTFVDHYLEVEYDLSNVMFLTTSNSYNMPGPLLDRMEIIPLSGYTEDEKREISKQHLISKQVKNHGLKAKEFELTDEALTEIIRTYTREAGVRNLEREIAKVARKALTSIVKKETESVKVTPENLGDFLGVAKYRYGLAELEDQVGVVTGLAYTSVGGELLSIEALRLPGKGRMKTTGKLGDVMKESIEAASSYVRSVSPRLGIKPPRFDKWDIHVHVPEGATPKDGPSAGLAMVTSIVSVLTGIPVRKDIAMTGEVTLRGNALAIGGLKEKLLAALRGGIKTVLIPKENEKDLPEIPDNVKEGLEIIPVDHVSEVLKHALVSQPEAIEWDEEAEEAAAAAAALKGGDASGATAH, encoded by the coding sequence ATGCAAGAGCCTCTCAATTCCTCCTACCCCGTACTGCCGCTGCGCGACATTGTGGTCTTTCCCCACATGATCGTGCCGCTGTTCGTGGGCCGGGAGAAGTCGGTACATGCCCTCGAAGAAGTCATGTCCGATGACAAGCAGATCCTCTTGTCCAGCCAGATCGATCCCTCTGAGGACGACCCGGATCAGGACGGGATCTACCGCACCGGCGTGCTGGCCAATGTTCTGCAACTGCTGAAACTGCCCGATGGTACCGTGAAGGTGCTCGTCGAGGGCCACCAGCGGGTGAAGATCACCGAGTTTCTGGACAATGAGACCTTCTTTGAGGCCCGCGCCGAGGCACTGTCGGAGATGCCAGGCGATGTGACCACCACTGAGGCGCTTTTGCGCGCGGTCGGCGATGAGTTCGAGCGCTACGCCAAAGTGCGCAAGAACATCCCCGAGGAAGCCCTAACAGCCGTGGGTGAAACCACCGAACCTGCAAAGCTGGCGGACCTCGTGGCCGGTCACTTGGGCATTGAGGTCGAGCGCAAGCAGGAACTGCTTGAGACGCTCCCGATCAGTGAACGTCTGGAGAAGGTCTATGCCCTGATGCAGTCCGAACTCTCGGTGCTGCAGGTGGAGAAAAAGATCAAGACCCGCGTCAAGACGCAGATGGAGAAGACCCAGCGAGAATACTACCTGAATGAGCAGATGAAAGCCATTCAGAAGGAGCTGGGCGACGGCGAGGATGGCGCTGGCGAAATTGCCGAACTCGAAGAAAAGATCGAAGGCACAAAGCTCTCGAAAGAGGCCCGTGAAAAGGCCGATGCCGAGATCAAGAAGCTCAAGAACATGTCGCCGATGTCGGCCGAGGCCACAGTCGTGCGCAACTATCTTGACTGGATGCTGTCGATCCCGTGGGGCACCAAATCCCGCGTCAAAAAAGACCTTGGGCGCGCGCAGGACATCCTCGACAAGGACCACTATGGCCTTGAAAAGGTGAAGGAGCGCATCGTCGAATATCTCGCGGTTCAGCAGCGTTCTGCCAAACTCAAAGGTCCGATCCTCTGCCTTGTTGGCCCTCCAGGAGTGGGTAAAACCTCGCTGGGCAAATCCGTGGCCAAGGCGACGGGGCGCGAGTTCATCCGGATTTCTCTGGGTGGCGTGCGCGACGAGTCCGAGATCCGCGGCCACCGCCGGACCTACATCGGCTCCATGCCGGGCAAGATTATTCAGGCGCTGAAAAAGGCCAAGACGACGAACCCGCTCATTCTGCTCGACGAGATCGACAAGATGGGCCAGGACTTCCGTGGGGACCCGGCTTCTGCGATGCTCGAAGTGCTTGATCCGGAACAGAATTCCACCTTTGTGGATCACTATCTGGAGGTCGAATATGACCTCTCGAACGTGATGTTCCTGACCACCTCGAACAGCTACAACATGCCGGGCCCGCTCTTGGACCGGATGGAGATCATTCCGCTCTCCGGCTACACCGAGGACGAGAAACGCGAGATTTCCAAGCAGCACCTGATTTCCAAGCAGGTGAAGAACCACGGCCTCAAAGCTAAGGAATTCGAGCTGACCGATGAGGCCCTCACCGAGATCATCCGCACCTATACTCGCGAGGCGGGCGTTCGGAACCTCGAGCGTGAAATCGCCAAAGTGGCCCGCAAGGCGCTGACCTCCATCGTCAAGAAGGAGACCGAAAGCGTGAAGGTCACCCCTGAAAACCTCGGGGATTTCCTGGGCGTTGCAAAATATCGTTATGGTCTTGCAGAGCTTGAGGATCAGGTCGGTGTGGTCACCGGGCTTGCCTATACCTCCGTTGGCGGTGAACTCTTGTCCATCGAGGCGCTGCGCCTGCCGGGCAAGGGCCGGATGAAAACCACCGGTAAGCTGGGCGATGTGATGAAAGAATCCATTGAGGCAGCAAGTTCTTACGTGCGCTCCGTCTCGCCGCGTCTGGGCATCAAACCACCGCGCTTTGACAAATGGGACATCCACGTTCACGTCCCAGAGGGGGCAACACCCAAGGATGGTCCCTCGGCAGGTCTGGCGATGGTGACCTCCATCGTGTCGGTGCTGACAGGAATTCCTGTGCGCAAGGATATCGCCATGACCGGCGAGGTGACGCTGCGCGGCAATGCCCTCGCCATCGGGGGGCTGAAAGAAAAACTGCTCGCAGCCTTGCGTGGCGGTATCAAAACCGTTCTCATCCCCAAGGAGAACGAAAAAGACCTGCCCGAGATCCCGGACAACGTGAAAGAAGGGCTGGAGATCATCCCGGTCGATCACGTCTCCGAGGTTCTTAAGCATGCGCTGGTGAGCCAACCCGAAGCGATTGAGTGGGACGAGGAGGCTGAAGAGGCCGCCGCCGCTGCCGCTGCGCTCAAGGGTGGCGACGCAAGCGGGGCAACGGCGCACTAA
- a CDS encoding tyrosine-type recombinase/integrase, whose translation MGYTGKAVLAHFGAYRPDQITTSLCRKYVTNRTAEGKSQGTIHTELGHLRSAMRFAVKERIIDKAPSIERPAKPTPKERYLEKEEIAALIDAASAPHIALAIHLLFATAGRIGAVLDLTWDRVDFQRGIINLRLDDSKTRKGRAIVPMNSGIRAALQTAHDAALSDYVVEYAGGKVKNIRKGFEAACRRAELDGVTLHTIRHSSAVAMVSNGVPLEKVAQYLGHSNVAITYQTYARFAPDHLQDAAEILDFVQIREA comes from the coding sequence ATGGGCTATACTGGGAAGGCTGTTCTCGCTCACTTCGGTGCATATCGGCCCGATCAGATCACCACGTCCCTCTGCCGCAAGTATGTGACCAATCGCACTGCCGAGGGTAAATCGCAGGGCACCATTCACACGGAACTAGGCCACCTTCGCAGCGCAATGCGCTTTGCCGTGAAGGAGCGGATCATCGACAAGGCCCCATCCATCGAGCGCCCGGCCAAGCCGACGCCAAAAGAACGGTATCTCGAAAAGGAAGAAATCGCGGCCCTGATCGACGCGGCATCCGCGCCACATATCGCCCTAGCTATCCACCTGCTCTTCGCAACTGCCGGGCGGATCGGTGCCGTTCTGGACCTGACATGGGACCGGGTAGACTTCCAGCGCGGGATCATCAATCTGCGCCTTGACGACTCGAAGACCCGCAAGGGCCGTGCCATTGTCCCGATGAACTCCGGGATCCGGGCCGCGCTCCAAACCGCTCATGACGCCGCACTCAGCGACTATGTGGTCGAATATGCTGGCGGCAAGGTGAAGAACATTCGGAAAGGGTTTGAGGCGGCCTGCCGTAGAGCCGAACTTGACGGAGTGACCCTGCACACGATTCGGCATTCCAGCGCGGTTGCTATGGTATCAAACGGCGTTCCGCTGGAGAAAGTTGCGCAGTACCTAGGGCACTCCAATGTTGCCATCACCTACCAGACGTACGCGAGATTCGCGCCCGATCACCTGCAGGATGCAGCTGAGATCCTGGACTTCGTTCAAATCAGGGAGGCATGA
- a CDS encoding helix-turn-helix domain-containing protein, producing MGRSTPFTPETLGHRWDVSATTIRNMCLQGELKHFRLGRLYRIPATVVEEMEQCQTSASDVSGADSASIGMKVASEDVIALRHAPERKPSQKR from the coding sequence ATGGGACGATCGACACCGTTCACCCCCGAAACCCTTGGCCATCGGTGGGACGTAAGTGCTACCACTATTCGAAATATGTGCCTGCAAGGCGAATTAAAACACTTCCGACTGGGACGCCTATACAGAATCCCAGCGACTGTGGTGGAGGAAATGGAGCAATGCCAGACATCAGCATCGGACGTTTCAGGGGCGGATTCTGCGTCTATTGGCATGAAGGTGGCAAGCGAAGACGTTATAGCCTTAAGGCACGCACCCGAGAGGAAGCCGAGCCAGAAGCGATAG
- a CDS encoding DUF1364 domain-containing protein gives MTDLMGRGPLGLKGAKPPTPTRKSMKASGPKMTKLRTAAKGQPCTLRLPCCNNNPETTSLCHIRAFGWAGTSEKPMDFLAVFACSDCHDALDRRRNGELWGWDDVTRALGETLIAQHRMGNLIVA, from the coding sequence ATGACCGACCTCATGGGACGTGGCCCGCTAGGCCTGAAAGGAGCAAAGCCTCCGACGCCGACCCGCAAGTCGATGAAGGCGAGCGGCCCGAAGATGACCAAGCTGCGCACCGCCGCGAAAGGTCAGCCCTGCACACTCCGCCTGCCCTGCTGCAACAACAACCCTGAGACCACTAGCCTTTGCCACATCCGCGCATTTGGCTGGGCCGGAACATCTGAGAAGCCAATGGATTTCCTCGCGGTCTTCGCCTGCTCTGACTGCCACGATGCCTTGGACCGGCGCAGAAACGGCGAGCTTTGGGGATGGGATGATGTGACCCGCGCCCTTGGGGAAACCCTTATCGCACAACACCGCATGGGCAACCTGATCGTTGCTTGA